CGCTGATCCCCGCGTTCCTCTGGGGCGTGGCCTTCGGCAACATCGTCCGGGGCGTGAAGATCGACGGCGACATGGAGTACGTCGGCACCTTCTGGGACCTGCTCAACCCGTACGCGCTCCTCGGCGGTCTGGTCACGCTCACCCTCTTCACCTTCCACGGCGCGGTCTTCGCCTCGCTCAAGACGGTGGGTGACATCCGGGGGCGGGCGCGGGCGCTCGCGCTCAAGCTGGGTCTGGTCACCGCCGCGCTCGCCCTGGGCTTCCTGATCTGGACCCAGGTCGACACGGGAGACAGCTGGAGCCTCGCGGCGATGCTGGTCGCAGTGGTGGCGCTCGTCGGCGCCATCGCCGCCATCAAGGCGGGGCGCGAGGGCTGGTCGTTCGCGCTCTCGGGCGTCACGATCGCGGCGGCGGTGGCGATGCTCTTCCTCGCCCTCTTCCCGGACGTCATGCCCTCTTCGCTCAACCCCGAGTGGAGCCTTACCGTGACGAACGCGTCGTCGAGCCCGTACACGCTCAAGATCATGACCTGGTGCGCGGCGATCGCGACCCCGCTGGTGCTGCTCTACCAGAGCTGGACCTACTGGGTGTTCCGCAAGCGCATCGGTACGCAGCACATCGCCGACGCCCACTAGGGCCGACGCCCGCTAGAGCCGAGGCCCACTAGGGCCGACGCTCGCTCAAGCCGACTCTCACAAGAGGGGCATGTTTCACGTGAAACCGATCGATCCGCGCCTGCTCCGGTATGCCAGGGCCACCCGTGTCTTCCTGCTCGCGGTGGTCGCTCTCGGCCTCGTCGGAGCGGCGCTGGTCATCGCCCAGGCGATGCTCATCGCCGAGATCGTGGTGGGGGCCTTCCAGAAGGCCCTGTCGGTTTCCGAACTGACCACGCCCCTGCTGCTGCTCGCCGGAGTGGCGGTGGCGCGGGGGCTGGTCTCCTGGCTGACCGAGCTCGCCGCCCACCGGGCGAGCGCGGCGGTCAAGTCCGAACTCCGCGGCCGGCTCCTCGGCCGCGCGGCCGCGCTCGGGCCGGGCTGGCTCAGCGGCCAGAAGGCCGGTTCGCTGATCGCCCTCGCCACGCGGGGCGTGGACGCCCTCGACGACTACTTCGCCCGCTATCTGCCGCAGCTGGGGCTCGCGGTGGTCGTGCCGGTGGCGGTGCTGGCCCGGATCGTCACCGAGGACTGGGTCTCGGCGGCGATCATCGTCGTCACGCTGCCGCTCATCCCGGTCTTCATGGTCCTCATCGGCTGGTACACCCAGGCCCGGATGGACCGGCAGTGGAAGCTGCTCTCGCGGCTCTCCGGTCACTTCCTGGACGTGGTGGCCGGCCTTCCCACGCTCAAGATCTTCGGCCGGGCCAAGGCCCAGGCCGAGTCGATCCGCGCGATCACCTCGGAGTACCGCCGGGCGACCATGCGCACCCTGCGGATCGCCTTCATCTCCTCGTTCGCCCTGGAGCTGCTCGCGACCCTGTCGGTCGCGCTCGTCGCCGTGACCATCGGCATGCGGCTCGTCCACGGTGAGCTCGACCTGTACACCGGGCTCGTCATCCTGATCCTGGCGCCCGAGGCGTACCTTCCGCTGCGGCAGGTGGGGGCGCAGTACCACGCGGCGGCCGAGGGGCTCGCGGCGGCGGAGGAGATCTTCGACGTCCTGGAGCAGCCGGTACGGGAGGGCGGCACGACCGCGGTGCCGGAGTCCGTACGGCTTCAGCTCGACGGCGTGACCGTACGCCATGCGGGACGCACCGAGCCCTCGCTCGACGCGGCGACGCTGACGGTCGAGCCCGGCGAGACGGTTGCCTTGGTCGGGCCGAGCGGCGTCGGGAAGTCGACCCTGCTCGACGTCGTGCTCGGGTTCGCGGTGCCGGAGGAGGGCGGTTCGGTACGGGTCGGGGGCGTCGACCTGGGGACGCTGGACCTGGAGGAGTGGCGGGCCCGGATCGCCTGGGTGCCGCAGCGGCCGTACCTCTTCGCGGGAACGGTCGCCGAGAACGTACGGCTCGCCCGGCCGGACGCCTCCGACGAGGCGGTACGGGACGCCCTGCGGGACGCCGGGGCGGACGGGTTCGTCGCGGGGCTGCCGCAGGGGCTCGACACGGTCCTCGGCGAGGACGGCGCGGGGCTCTCGGCGGGGCAGCGGCAACGGCTCGCGCTCGCCCGGGCGTTCCTGGCGGACCGCCCGCTGCTGCTGCTCGACGAGCCGACGGCGGCGCTGGACGGGGCGACGGAGGCGGGGGTGGTGGAGGCGGTGCGGCGGCTTGCCGCGGGGCGCACCGTCTTGTTGGTCGTGCACCGGCCGGCGTTGCTTGCGGTGGCGGATCGCGTGGTGAGCCTCGGCGGCAACATGCCCGCTCCGTTTCACGTGGAACATTCGCCCTCGACGAGCCCGGTCGTGCAGGCGTCCACCGCCGGCTTCGTGGAAGAGGAACCCCTCACGAGCCCTGCCGGACAGGCGCCGGTGGCCTCCTCGTCGGTGCTCGCGCGGGTGCGGGGGATGGCCGGGGAGCTCAAGGGGCGGATGGCGCTCGCGCTGTTGCTCGGGAGTCTGGCGCTCGGGTCGGCCGTGGGGCTCATGGCCGTGTCCGGGTGGCTCATCTCGCGGGCCTCCGAGCAGCCGCCCGTGCTCTATCTGATGGTCGCCGTCACCGCCACGCGCGCCTTCGGCATCGGCCGGGCCGTCTTCCGGTACGCCGAGCGGCTCGTCTCGCACGACGCCGTCCTGCGGATGCTCGCCGACCTGCGGGTCTCCGTCTATCGGCGCCTGGAGCGGATCGCCCCGGCCGGACTGCGCCGCACCCGGCGCGGTGACCTCCTCGCGCGGCTCGTCCAGGACGTCGACGCGCTCCAGGACTACTGGCTGCGCTGGCTGCTCCCGGTGGGCGCCGCGCTCCTCGTGGGTGTCGGTTCCGTCGGGTTCACCGCCTGGCTGCTGCCCGAGGCCGGGGCCGTCCTCGCCGTCGGCCTGCTCGTCGCCGGCGTCCTCGTGCCGGCGGCCGGCGGGGCCCTCGCCCGCCGGGCCGAGCGGCGGCTCGCCCCCGCGCGCGGCGCCCTGGCCACGGCCGTGGCCGATCTGCTGCGCGGCTGCGCCGAACTGACCGTGGCCGGTGCGCTCCGGGACAGGATCGAGCGGGCCCGGGACGCCGACCGCACCCTCACCTCCATCGCCTCCCGGCAGGCCGCCGCCACCGCGCTCGGCGCCGGACTCTCGGCCCTGGTCTGCGGCCTGACGGTCGCGGCGGCCGCGCTCGTCGGCGTCCAGGCCGTACGGGACGGACGGCTCGAAGGGGTGGCCCTCGCGGTGGTCGTCCTGACGCCGCTCGCCGCCTTCGAGGCCGTCACCGGGCTCCCGCTCGCCGTCCAGTACCGGCAGCGGATCAAGCGCAGCGCCGAGCGGGTCTTCGAGGTGCTCGACGCCCCCGTCGCCGTACACGAGCCGGAGACGCCCGCCGCTCCCCCGGCGAGCCCGTTCCCGCTGGAGCTGGCCGGGCTCTCCGCCCGGCACGCCGGGCAGGAGCGGCCCGCGCTCGACGACTTCGCCCTCACCCTGGAGGCCGGGCGGCGGGTCGCGGTCGTCGGCGCCTCCGGTTCCGGCAAGACCACGCTCGCCCAGGTGCTGCTGCGGTTCCTGGACGTGGAGCACGGCATGTACCGGATCGGCGGAGTGCCCGCCTGGGAGCTCGACGGCGACGCGGTCCGCCGCCTCGTCGGCCTCTGCGCCCAGGACGCCCATCTCTTCGACAGCTCCGTCCGCGAGAACCTGCGGCTCGCCAAGGTCGGAGCGGACGACGAGGAGCTGCGCGAGGCGCTGCGCCGGGCCCGGCTGCTCGACTGGGTCGAGGGGCTGCCCGCCGGACTCGACACCCTCGTGGGCGAGCACGGTTCGCAGCTCTCCGGCGGTCAGCGGCAGCGCCTCGCGCTCGCCCGCGCCCTCCTCGCCGACTTCCCGGTCCTCGTCCTCGACGAACCCGCCGAGCACCTGGACCTGGCCACCGCCGACGCGCTCACCGACGACCTGCTCCGGGCCACCGAGGGCCGCACCACCGTCCTCATCACCCACCGGCTGCACGGTCTCGACGCCGTCGACGAGGTGGTGGTCCTCGACGAGGGCCTGACCGTGCAGCGCGGCCCGTACGCCGAACTCGCGGCGGTGGACGGCCCGCTGCGGCGGATGCTGGAGCAGGAGCGGGCGACCGATCTGCTCGCCACGACAGACGGCGGTGGACGGCCGACTTTTCTCGCCAAATAGGACTTACTAGGCTCAAGGCCATGACCGCCGCCGCGTCCGAGTCCTCGGACCCCCTGGAAGCCGCCACTCAGGCCACCCGCAGCCTCCAGGGGCTGTCCACGGAGCTCACGGCCCGCGTGCCGCAGCTCCTGGAGGCCATGCGCTCGGTCGGCACCGGGCTCGAACTCCACTCCACCCTCGACCGGATCTGCGAGACCGCCGCCGAACTCGCCGACGCCCGCTACGCCGCGATCGGCGTCGTCGACGACGAGGGCGACGGCCTCTCCGACTTCGTCACCTTCGGGGTCGGCGAGGACGTGGCCCGCCGGATCGGCCGACGCCCCGACGGCCACGCGGGCCTGCTCGGCGCGCTGATCCGCGACCCGCAGACCATCCGCCTCGCCGATCTGTCCACCGATCCGCGCGCGGCGGGCTTCCCGCCCGGGCACCCGCCGATGCGGACCTTCCTCGGCGTCCCCATCCGGGTCCAGGGCGAGATCTTCGGCAACCTCTACCTCGCCGAGAAGCGCGGCGGGGGCGAGTTCAACGACTACGACGTGCACATGGTCCGGGTCCTCGCCACCGAGGCCGGCATCGCGATCGGCAACGCCCGGCTGTACGAGGCGGCCCGGCAGCGCGAACGCTGGATCGACGGCTCGGTCGCCGTCACCACCGCGCTGCTCTCCGGCGGCGACGCCGACGACGCCCTCACGGTCGTCGCCGAGCAGGCCCGCCGGCTCGCCGAGGCGGACGCCGGGATCGTGCTGCTGCCCGCCGAGGAGGGCGGCCTGGAGATCGTCGCCGTCTCCTCGCCCCGGCCCACGAAGTCGCTGGGCGTGGTGATCCCGCCCGAGAGCGCCGTGGTGAAGGAGCTCCTGGAGGGAGAGGCGGTCTTCGTGACGGACGCCTCGACCGACCCGCGCATGATCAGCCGGCTGACGGCCTCGTACGGACCGAGCATGATGCTGCCGCTCCAGAGCGGCGGACGGGTCCTCGGCGCGCTCGCGACGCCCCGGGTGCGGGGCGCCCGGCAGTTCACGGAGGCGGAGCGGACGCTCGCCACCCAGTTCGCCTCGCAGGCCGCCCTCGCCCTGATGATGGCCGACGCCCAGCGCGACCGGGAGCGCCTCGCCGTCTACGAGGACCGCGACCGGATCGCCCGCGACCTGCACGACCTGGTGATCCAGCGGCTCTTCGCCACCGGGATGATGCTGGAGAGCGCCCAGCGGAAGTCGATCGTGCCCGCCGTGCGCGAGGGCGTGGGCAAGGCCGTGGACGAGCTCGACGTGACGATCCAGGAGATCCGTACGGCGATCTTCGCGCTCCAGCAGGGGCCCGCCGAGGCGCCTTCGGGGCTGCGCACCCGTGTCCTGCGGGAGATCAACATGGCGGCCGTGCCGCTCGGCTTCAAGCCCGCGCACCGCTTCCTCGGCGCGATCGACGCGGCGGTCGGCGAACTCACCGGCAAGAACCTCATCGCCGCCCTGCGCGAGGCGCTCTCCAACGCGTTCCGGCACGCGGCGGCGAGCCGGATCGAGGTGGTCGTCGACGCCGGAGTGACGCTGCCGGACGGCGCCGCCGGGGTGCGTCTCTCGGTCGCCGACGACGGCATCGGCCTCCCGGAGGGCGGGCGGCGCAGCGGCCTGCGCAATCTCGCCCGCCGGGCCGAGTCGCTGGGCGGCGCGAGCTGGTGCGGCCCGGGCCTGGGCGAGGACGGGGGCGGGACG
This is a stretch of genomic DNA from Streptomyces sp. R44. It encodes these proteins:
- the cydB gene encoding cytochrome d ubiquinol oxidase subunit II, with amino-acid sequence MELHDVWFVLIAVLWIGYFFLEGFDFGVGILTKLLARDRAEKRVLINTIGPVWDGNEVWLLTAGGATFAAFPEWYATLFSGFYLPLLIILVCLIVRGVAFEYRAKRPEENWQRNWEQAIFWTSLIPAFLWGVAFGNIVRGVKIDGDMEYVGTFWDLLNPYALLGGLVTLTLFTFHGAVFASLKTVGDIRGRARALALKLGLVTAALALGFLIWTQVDTGDSWSLAAMLVAVVALVGAIAAIKAGREGWSFALSGVTIAAAVAMLFLALFPDVMPSSLNPEWSLTVTNASSSPYTLKIMTWCAAIATPLVLLYQSWTYWVFRKRIGTQHIADAH
- the cydD gene encoding thiol reductant ABC exporter subunit CydD → MKPIDPRLLRYARATRVFLLAVVALGLVGAALVIAQAMLIAEIVVGAFQKALSVSELTTPLLLLAGVAVARGLVSWLTELAAHRASAAVKSELRGRLLGRAAALGPGWLSGQKAGSLIALATRGVDALDDYFARYLPQLGLAVVVPVAVLARIVTEDWVSAAIIVVTLPLIPVFMVLIGWYTQARMDRQWKLLSRLSGHFLDVVAGLPTLKIFGRAKAQAESIRAITSEYRRATMRTLRIAFISSFALELLATLSVALVAVTIGMRLVHGELDLYTGLVILILAPEAYLPLRQVGAQYHAAAEGLAAAEEIFDVLEQPVREGGTTAVPESVRLQLDGVTVRHAGRTEPSLDAATLTVEPGETVALVGPSGVGKSTLLDVVLGFAVPEEGGSVRVGGVDLGTLDLEEWRARIAWVPQRPYLFAGTVAENVRLARPDASDEAVRDALRDAGADGFVAGLPQGLDTVLGEDGAGLSAGQRQRLALARAFLADRPLLLLDEPTAALDGATEAGVVEAVRRLAAGRTVLLVVHRPALLAVADRVVSLGGNMPAPFHVEHSPSTSPVVQASTAGFVEEEPLTSPAGQAPVASSSVLARVRGMAGELKGRMALALLLGSLALGSAVGLMAVSGWLISRASEQPPVLYLMVAVTATRAFGIGRAVFRYAERLVSHDAVLRMLADLRVSVYRRLERIAPAGLRRTRRGDLLARLVQDVDALQDYWLRWLLPVGAALLVGVGSVGFTAWLLPEAGAVLAVGLLVAGVLVPAAGGALARRAERRLAPARGALATAVADLLRGCAELTVAGALRDRIERARDADRTLTSIASRQAAATALGAGLSALVCGLTVAAAALVGVQAVRDGRLEGVALAVVVLTPLAAFEAVTGLPLAVQYRQRIKRSAERVFEVLDAPVAVHEPETPAAPPASPFPLELAGLSARHAGQERPALDDFALTLEAGRRVAVVGASGSGKTTLAQVLLRFLDVEHGMYRIGGVPAWELDGDAVRRLVGLCAQDAHLFDSSVRENLRLAKVGADDEELREALRRARLLDWVEGLPAGLDTLVGEHGSQLSGGQRQRLALARALLADFPVLVLDEPAEHLDLATADALTDDLLRATEGRTTVLITHRLHGLDAVDEVVVLDEGLTVQRGPYAELAAVDGPLRRMLEQERATDLLATTDGGGRPTFLAK
- a CDS encoding GAF domain-containing protein — translated: MTAAASESSDPLEAATQATRSLQGLSTELTARVPQLLEAMRSVGTGLELHSTLDRICETAAELADARYAAIGVVDDEGDGLSDFVTFGVGEDVARRIGRRPDGHAGLLGALIRDPQTIRLADLSTDPRAAGFPPGHPPMRTFLGVPIRVQGEIFGNLYLAEKRGGGEFNDYDVHMVRVLATEAGIAIGNARLYEAARQRERWIDGSVAVTTALLSGGDADDALTVVAEQARRLAEADAGIVLLPAEEGGLEIVAVSSPRPTKSLGVVIPPESAVVKELLEGEAVFVTDASTDPRMISRLTASYGPSMMLPLQSGGRVLGALATPRVRGARQFTEAERTLATQFASQAALALMMADAQRDRERLAVYEDRDRIARDLHDLVIQRLFATGMMLESAQRKSIVPAVREGVGKAVDELDVTIQEIRTAIFALQQGPAEAPSGLRTRVLREINMAAVPLGFKPAHRFLGAIDAAVGELTGKNLIAALREALSNAFRHAAASRIEVVVDAGVTLPDGAAGVRLSVADDGIGLPEGGRRSGLRNLARRAESLGGASWCGPGLGEDGGGTTVVWEAPL